A DNA window from Tenuifilaceae bacterium CYCD contains the following coding sequences:
- a CDS encoding hemolysin — translation MGASLSIIFITLIFSAFFSGMEIAFTSANKLRLELDRKQGHISSGLISIFTDNPSQYIATMLVGNNIALVIYGIEMAKLLTPIFENYIPSPSSILVLQTILSTIIILITAEFLPKSIFRLHSNTLMNFFALPVFLFYLIFYPISKFSTSLSYGIIRILLRTKIRKDKSKPIFGKIDLDHLIGQSASIEEDNKHEQELKIFQNALDFSEVRIRDCMIPRTDIEAIDIDANIQELKQRFIETKYSRIPVFKGGIDNIVGYINSKELFKNPQSIKSRLINIDFIPETIRANKVLAMFIKEHKSIAIVVDEFGGTAGLVTIEDIIEEIIGEINDEHDRNELVEKQINDNEFILSGRLEIKHINETYNLNIPESDEYETLAGFILYQYQNIPKPNETIILSDYTIRIIKMSETRIDLIQLTKQ, via the coding sequence ATGGGGGCTAGTTTGTCAATAATTTTCATTACCCTTATTTTTTCTGCTTTCTTTTCTGGAATGGAGATTGCTTTCACTTCGGCCAATAAGTTAAGGCTGGAACTCGACAGAAAGCAAGGGCATATATCGTCAGGATTAATTTCAATTTTTACCGACAACCCAAGTCAATACATTGCCACAATGCTTGTTGGTAATAATATTGCGCTGGTTATTTACGGTATTGAAATGGCAAAATTGCTTACCCCAATTTTTGAAAACTATATACCATCCCCATCATCAATTCTAGTACTGCAAACCATCCTAAGTACAATTATAATTCTTATCACCGCCGAATTCCTACCAAAATCGATATTCAGATTACACTCCAACACTCTGATGAACTTTTTTGCCTTGCCCGTTTTTTTGTTTTACCTGATCTTCTACCCAATAAGTAAGTTTTCGACAAGCTTATCCTACGGAATCATCCGAATCTTACTTCGTACTAAGATCAGAAAAGATAAAAGTAAACCCATTTTTGGTAAAATTGATCTTGACCATCTTATTGGACAATCAGCATCAATTGAGGAAGATAACAAGCACGAGCAAGAACTCAAGATATTTCAAAACGCCTTAGACTTCTCCGAAGTTCGTATTAGGGATTGCATGATTCCCAGAACGGATATCGAAGCGATTGATATTGATGCCAATATTCAGGAACTCAAGCAACGCTTCATCGAAACAAAGTACTCAAGAATTCCAGTATTCAAAGGAGGCATTGATAACATAGTAGGATATATCAACTCAAAAGAGTTATTCAAAAATCCTCAAAGTATAAAGTCAAGACTTATCAATATCGATTTTATCCCCGAAACCATTAGGGCCAATAAAGTGCTGGCAATGTTTATAAAAGAACATAAGAGCATTGCCATCGTGGTTGATGAATTCGGAGGCACTGCTGGCTTGGTAACCATCGAGGATATTATTGAGGAAATTATTGGGGAAATTAACGATGAACACGATCGCAACGAACTGGTAGAAAAGCAAATCAACGATAACGAGTTTATTCTGTCCGGACGATTGGAGATAAAGCACATCAACGAAACCTACAATTTAAATATTCCCGAATCCGATGAATACGAAACATTGGCAGGTTTCATCCTTTATCAGTACCAAAATATCCCCAAACCCAATGAAACAATTATTCTTAGCGATTATACTATCAGAATAATTAAAATGAGCGAAACCCGAATAGACCTAATCCAACTCACAAAACAGTAA
- a CDS encoding peptidylprolyl isomerase, with amino-acid sequence MATLERIRNRAGVLVAVVIGLALFAFILGDLINSGGSLFNRAQMEVAEIAGTSIPYEQYQAKIDENENLQKLFSQQAALDEQSQIQIRERVWQDLLRTNIMQPEYEKLGLEIHEDELMDMVQGQNIHPIIQQQFGDPQTGQVNKEYINMLLKNLDNDPRARAYWMYIEQEVIKDRLFTKYLNLIRKGLYVTSLQTKRSFADRTNKVDFDYAVARYSSVSDSTIKVSSSDLKDYYNAHKNDYKQQASRDVEYVVFPIKASDEDTKAAGEWINKTKDEFVASAEPKQFVNLKSDTPFDAKYHKESELPAEFGSWALNTSVGDVKGPVFDGNSYKVARLVDVKMMPDSVKARHILVSPKGQSQQDYNNAKSQADSLLSILKRGGNWNDIASRFSNDPGSKDKGGDLGWFPSGVMEQSFDEACFSNKKGEINVVETRYGFHIIEVTERGKESKKAQVAILERKVVPSSHTTQLIYAKAAEFAGMNKTHDKFVAAANAQKLTTRYANNLLQNDRNIAGLESPREMIRWAFKNEKGTVSTVFEFGDLYVVGVITNIREEGIAPLKQVSDDVKVKVIREKKAEILSKKVKDAMKSGNIADVARSLNSTVERAEKVSFSSYTLPSAGIEPAVIGTATTVAEGKLSGPIKGNAGVYVLAVTASTKEDGDLNSEKFRLSNMYQSRAYYEAFEALKTNANISDKRYNFY; translated from the coding sequence ATGGCAACACTAGAGAGAATCAGAAACCGAGCAGGTGTACTTGTTGCGGTTGTAATTGGATTAGCGCTTTTCGCTTTTATACTTGGAGACCTCATCAACTCTGGAGGATCATTGTTTAATAGAGCTCAAATGGAAGTTGCTGAAATAGCTGGCACTTCTATTCCCTATGAGCAATACCAAGCAAAAATTGATGAGAATGAGAATTTACAGAAATTATTCTCGCAACAAGCAGCTCTTGATGAGCAAAGCCAAATCCAAATCCGCGAAAGAGTATGGCAGGATTTACTCCGTACCAACATAATGCAACCTGAATATGAAAAACTAGGTCTTGAAATTCACGAAGACGAACTGATGGACATGGTTCAGGGTCAGAACATCCATCCAATAATACAGCAACAATTTGGGGATCCCCAAACAGGCCAAGTAAATAAAGAGTATATCAATATGCTTTTAAAAAACTTGGATAACGATCCTCGCGCTAGGGCATACTGGATGTACATAGAGCAGGAAGTTATTAAGGATCGTCTTTTCACTAAATATTTAAACTTAATAAGAAAAGGCCTTTACGTAACTTCGTTACAAACCAAAAGATCCTTTGCTGATAGAACAAACAAGGTTGATTTTGACTACGCAGTAGCAAGATATTCGTCTGTTTCTGATTCAACAATAAAAGTTAGCAGCAGTGATTTAAAGGATTACTACAATGCGCACAAAAACGACTACAAGCAACAAGCCTCACGCGATGTTGAATATGTTGTATTCCCAATTAAAGCATCAGATGAAGATACAAAAGCCGCTGGAGAATGGATTAATAAAACTAAAGATGAGTTTGTTGCATCGGCAGAGCCAAAGCAGTTTGTAAATCTAAAATCGGACACTCCATTCGATGCTAAGTATCACAAGGAAAGTGAACTTCCTGCAGAATTTGGATCTTGGGCTTTGAACACCAGCGTTGGTGATGTTAAAGGCCCAGTATTTGATGGAAATTCATACAAAGTGGCTCGTTTGGTTGATGTAAAAATGATGCCAGACTCAGTTAAGGCTCGTCATATCTTAGTTAGCCCCAAAGGCCAATCTCAACAAGATTACAACAATGCAAAATCTCAGGCCGATAGTCTTTTATCTATCCTGAAGAGAGGCGGAAACTGGAATGATATAGCAAGCCGCTTCTCAAACGATCCAGGATCCAAAGATAAAGGTGGTGATTTGGGTTGGTTCCCCAGCGGTGTGATGGAACAAAGTTTCGACGAAGCATGCTTCAGCAACAAAAAGGGAGAAATTAATGTTGTAGAAACTCGCTATGGATTCCACATCATAGAGGTAACTGAAAGAGGAAAGGAAAGCAAAAAGGCTCAAGTGGCGATACTAGAGCGCAAGGTTGTTCCCAGTTCTCACACAACCCAGCTCATTTATGCTAAAGCTGCTGAATTTGCCGGCATGAATAAAACTCACGATAAGTTTGTTGCGGCGGCAAATGCACAAAAACTAACAACAAGGTATGCCAACAACCTTTTGCAAAACGACAGAAACATTGCAGGTTTAGAATCTCCAAGAGAAATGATTCGTTGGGCTTTCAAAAATGAAAAGGGAACCGTATCAACCGTGTTTGAATTTGGTGATCTATACGTTGTTGGTGTAATTACTAATATCCGTGAAGAAGGTATAGCTCCTCTTAAACAGGTTTCAGATGACGTGAAAGTAAAAGTTATCCGCGAAAAGAAAGCTGAAATACTTTCCAAAAAAGTTAAGGATGCTATGAAATCTGGAAACATTGCAGATGTTGCAAGATCTCTCAACTCAACCGTTGAACGTGCAGAAAAGGTTTCGTTCAGTTCATACACATTACCTTCTGCCGGAATTGAACCCGCTGTAATTGGAACTGCAACAACTGTTGCTGAAGGTAAATTATCTGGTCCAATTAAAGGTAATGCAGGTGTTTACGTTCTTGCAGTTACAGCGTCAACAAAAGAAGATGGAGATCTAAATTCTGAAAAGTTCAGATTAAGCAACATGTATCAGTCCCGTGCTTACTACGAAGCATTCGAAGCACTTAAAACTAATGCAAATATTTCTGACAAACGATACAACTTCTATTAA